Part of the Toxotes jaculatrix isolate fToxJac2 chromosome 8, fToxJac2.pri, whole genome shotgun sequence genome is shown below.
ATAAAGAAATCTACAGTAACACATTGGACACAATTTAGACAACTGAGATTCTTTGCATTTGTTGTGCTTTAGTTATGTAACCTCTTGAGTATTTCTGAGTCCATAGAGAAAACTCTGCAATAACAGACGTCTATGTCCCATTTTCCCTAAAGCATCTGTTCAGTCCTCCACAGTAGCTCATTAACAGACCAGTGTATGGAGAGCAGGATGATGGCATCCCcagaacacacagtgtgtaaatGCCTCAACACACCTCAGCTCTAACAGCTGTTTGATGCTTTGAAATAAAAGAGCTGAGGATACACACTTAATCTGAATCCTCCATTAGCTCTGCAGTATATACATACTATGTATCTATGCACCACACCACAGAATGATATGCATATTGCTAATACATTATGAGCTTCTTTCAGTGACAACAGTCTGATTAATGGACCCACATTAATGTCCCCACCTTGCAGTTCTTCCACCAGTACTTGTTCTTTAGCTTGGCTGCGCAGCTCTCAAACTGGGAGGCTCCGGCTTGGAGAGCGTCCGCTCTGTCATCCAGCTCTGAGAGCTTCTGGTCCCTTTCCAAAACCTTGTCCACATTCACCCGCATGATATCCACCACCTAGCCCACAGCAGCGAAGATGAGAAAGCATTTGGCAGTGGTGTGGAGGGGAGATGAAAGAAATGACAAGCATGGTTAAAGGAGAGTTACACAGGGCACAGAGGATTTTCTGAAGTAATAAGTACTAATgacaaatattaataaataagtAGTCATAATCCATTTCCAAATTATAGGAGAGGCTATTGAGGAGATATTAAGAAGACCAGACCTTTCCAGAGAACATGAGAGAAACAACACAGCATTTTTACAGTTGTTTCTCTCTGGCCCAGTATGAGCACTGTGTCTATAAAGTGAGTCAAGATATTTCACAATTAAGCCCAGCAAATTCTTGCCCAGAATTTTAAGTCTGGCCTAGTTAAGCTCACCTCCTCGACTTGGGCCTGTGTCTGCTGTAGCCTGCGGTTGCTGGTGGTGTTGGGTGGGGCTGCAGGTGGGCCAGCTGGGGCTCCATCTGCACCAGGAGCTCCTG
Proteins encoded:
- the zgc:92912 gene encoding synaptobrevin isoform X1, with the translated sequence MSAPDAAAPAAAPGAPGAPGADGAPAGPPAAPPNTTSNRRLQQTQAQVEEVVDIMRVNVDKVLERDQKLSELDDRADALQAGASQFESCAAKLKNKYWWKNCKMMIMMGIIGVIVVGIIFLYFFY
- the zgc:92912 gene encoding synaptobrevin isoform X2, which encodes MSAPDAAAPAAAPGAPGAPGADGAPAGPPAAPPNTTSNRRLQQTQAQVEEVVDIMRVNVDKVLERDQKLSELDDRADALQAGASQFESCAAKLKNKYWWKNCKVGTLI